From Salmo salar chromosome ssa04, Ssal_v3.1, whole genome shotgun sequence, one genomic window encodes:
- the LOC106603007 gene encoding alpha-2Db adrenergic receptor-like, which produces MREENGEEQTCLSRMDITPTTFAAPNSSEDMNCTSAPRPPPHSQSAAVFIVLMVTVIILVTIVGNVLVVVAVFTSRALRAPQNLFLVSLASADILVATLVIPFSLANEVMGYWYFGSTWCAFYLALDVLFCTSSIVHLCAISLDRYWSVTKAVSYNLKRTPKRIKCMITVVWVISAVISFPPLLMTKHDEHECLLNNETWYILSSCLVSFFAPGLIMILVYCKIYRVAKQRASTVFAAKNGMERQPLESETCFVPRGKFEVESPSSPSLGGHPQKGELDDIDLEETCTPDRKPKKCHFSKRGKVEGANTFTKQSCSAPSASNCNAQLSQDQRTRQMSLSKTKLAQMREKRFTFVLAVVMGVFVLCWFPFFFTYSLHAICRDSCPIPDALFNLFFWIGYCNSSVNPIIYTIFNRDFRRSFKKIICQTSHT; this is translated from the coding sequence ATGCGAGAGGAGAATGGGGAGGAACAGACTTGTCTATCCAGAATGGATATAACCCCAACAACTTTTGCTGCGCCGAACTCATCAGAGGATATGAATTGCACGAGTGCCCCGAGACCTCCGCCTCACTCCCAGAGCGCGGCCGTCTTCATCGTGCTCATGGTCACTGTTATCATTCTGGTGACGATCGTGGGGAATGTACTGGTTGTGGTGGCCGTTTTCACCAGCCGTGCGCTCCGTGCGCCGCAGAATCTCTTCCTTGTCTCCTTGGCATCGGCAGATATCTTAGTGGCTACCTTGGTCATACCTTTCTCCCTCGCCAACGAGGTCATGGGTTACTGGTACTTTGGGAGCACCTGGTGTGCCTTCTACCTGGCCCTTGACGTCCTCTTCTGCACGTCCTCCATTGTGCACCTCTGCGCCATAAGCCTGGACAGGTACTGGTCTGTAACCAAAGCTGTTAGCTATAACCTGAAGAGGACGCCAAAGCGTATTAAGTGTATGATCACCGTGGTCTGGGTCATATCAGCGGTCATCTCTTTCCCACCCTTGCTTATGACCAAACACGACGAGCACGAGTGTTTGCTCAACAACGAAACATGGTATATTCTCTCGTCTTGCCTGGTCTCATTTTTCGCCCCTGGACTAATCATGATTCTGGTGTATTGTAAAATATATAGAGTGGCCAAGCAGCGCGCATCGACCGTGTTCGCGGCCAAGAAcgggatggagagacagcctttggAGTCCGAAACTTGCTTTGTGCCCAGGGGGAAATTTGAGGTGGAGAGCCCCAGCAGCCCCAGTTTAGGTGGCCACCCACAGAAAGGAGAGCTGGACGATATAGACCTGGAAGAGACCTGTACCCCCGATAGAAAACCCAAGAAATGCCACTTCTCCAAGAGAGGGAAAGTGGAGGGTGCGAACACGTTCACAAAACAGAGTTGCAGCGCGCCATCGGCTTCGAACTGCAACGCACAGCTCTCTCAGGACCAAAGAACGAGACAGATGTCACTGTCAAAGACAAAACTGGCACAGATGCGTGAAAAGCGCTTTACATTTGTCCTTGCAGTGGTGATGGGGGTGTTTGTACTCTGCTGGTTCCCATTCTTTTTCACATACAGTCTGCACGCAATATGCAGAGATAGTTGCCCGATTCCGGATGCTCTCTTCAATCTGTTTTTCTGGATTggttactgtaacagttcagtaaACCCTATCATTTATACAATATTTAATCGCGATTTTCGGAGATCTTTTAAGAAGATCATATGCCAGACTTCACACACATAA